The following are encoded together in the Methanosarcina flavescens genome:
- a CDS encoding tetratricopeptide repeat protein yields MKKNPNKKTSRTGHTDHQEKAGKESKEGRTTGKDVNKARGTAYDRLNKALAVHERALEKNPEDAAAWAGKAAVFLRHRMHRDSLKAIEKALKIEPENTGYLYEKGFVLLQLNRDEDALKVFDKLLEIKPDSDKAWNLRTSVLCRLNQHEKALEASEKALAGNPKLAGAWHAKGSVLADLGRYEAAIKAYDAALKLNPDFARALEGKAFALYNLNRPVEAMIAYDSALKINPDNAKTWVGKGFVHLKLGKFKRALEACSNAISIKPNFADAWYCKGMALSALDKNEEALGALERALRIKPDYADARRARASVNSKLGIDLDEEEKAEEEKPKVKKSIWTKRKPTSKIMKKYPGQGREKKGERVKKSEWARKEQKTVGTRKNPAKGKEKKK; encoded by the coding sequence ATGAAAAAGAATCCTAACAAAAAGACGAGCAGGACAGGACATACAGATCATCAAGAGAAAGCAGGAAAAGAAAGCAAGGAAGGCAGAACAACCGGAAAAGATGTAAATAAAGCTCGTGGCACTGCATATGACCGTCTCAATAAAGCCCTTGCAGTCCATGAGAGAGCCCTTGAGAAAAATCCGGAAGATGCTGCTGCTTGGGCAGGTAAAGCGGCAGTGTTTCTAAGGCACAGGATGCACAGGGATTCCCTTAAGGCAATTGAGAAAGCTCTCAAAATCGAGCCTGAAAACACTGGCTACCTTTATGAAAAAGGTTTTGTGCTCCTGCAGCTTAATAGGGACGAAGACGCGCTGAAGGTTTTTGACAAATTGCTGGAAATAAAACCTGACAGTGATAAAGCCTGGAACCTCAGAACCTCAGTGCTTTGCAGACTCAACCAGCATGAAAAAGCTCTCGAAGCCTCTGAGAAAGCCCTTGCCGGCAATCCGAAGCTTGCAGGCGCATGGCACGCAAAAGGTTCTGTGCTAGCTGATCTGGGCAGATACGAAGCTGCAATAAAAGCCTATGATGCTGCACTTAAGCTTAACCCTGATTTTGCAAGAGCCCTTGAAGGTAAAGCCTTTGCTCTCTATAATCTGAACCGGCCTGTGGAGGCCATGATCGCGTACGATTCAGCCCTCAAAATAAACCCTGATAATGCAAAAACCTGGGTCGGGAAAGGCTTCGTCCACCTCAAGCTCGGCAAATTTAAAAGAGCCCTTGAAGCTTGCAGCAATGCGATTTCAATAAAACCTAATTTTGCCGATGCCTGGTATTGCAAAGGTATGGCTCTGTCCGCTCTAGATAAAAATGAAGAAGCCTTAGGAGCCCTTGAGAGAGCTCTCCGGATCAAACCTGACTATGCCGATGCTAGGAGAGCCAGAGCTTCCGTAAATTCAAAACTCGGAATTGACCTGGACGAAGAGGAAAAAGCGGAAGAAGAGAAACCGAAAGTTAAGAAAAGTATCTGGACAAAGAGAAAACCGACAAGTAAGATAATGAAGAAATATCCTGGACAGGGAAGGGAGAAAAAAGGAGAAAGAGTTAAAAAAAGTGAATGGGCGAGAAAAGAGCAGAAAACAGTTGGAACTAGAAAAAACCCGGCGAAAGGAAAAGAGAAAAAGAAATAA
- a CDS encoding catalase family peroxidase, with protein MSKAPHFQNVAVPITVRFSDFAGILKISDTDPLASPRGLALKFHLPDGTETDLVTHSFNGFPAATIDEFRQLLIALGSSGPGVATPTPADIYLVAHPIAKSFLESQQPPPVSYATLSYFGVNSFKFTNAQGETSIGRYQIVPQTGNQFLSEEEIARASPNYLADEIRQRVADSPIRFNFRVQLPEPEDKIDNPSIAWPDTRKTIEIGVIEIMEAVHDSAAVERDLLFLPSQLPAGIEPADPMLYRSPAYVISYKRRNQ; from the coding sequence TTGAGCAAGGCACCACACTTTCAGAATGTCGCAGTTCCCATAACCGTCAGGTTTTCCGACTTTGCCGGCATACTCAAGATCTCGGATACCGATCCTCTTGCAAGCCCACGTGGTCTTGCATTGAAATTCCACCTGCCGGACGGGACGGAAACGGATCTGGTGACGCATTCGTTTAATGGCTTTCCCGCCGCAACAATTGATGAGTTCCGGCAACTCTTGATCGCGCTTGGCTCAAGTGGACCCGGTGTTGCTACGCCTACACCAGCTGATATTTATCTGGTTGCACATCCGATTGCGAAGTCATTTCTTGAGTCACAACAGCCACCTCCAGTAAGCTATGCAACACTCTCTTATTTCGGTGTCAATAGTTTCAAATTCACCAATGCACAGGGTGAGACCAGTATTGGGCGCTACCAAATAGTGCCTCAGACAGGCAATCAGTTTCTATCTGAGGAGGAAATTGCGAGAGCATCCCCCAATTACCTTGCTGATGAAATCCGTCAGCGAGTAGCTGACTCTCCCATAAGGTTTAATTTCCGCGTCCAGCTTCCGGAGCCAGAAGATAAAATAGATAACCCTTCAATTGCATGGCCGGATACACGCAAAACTATCGAGATCGGTGTCATTGAAATCATGGAAGCAGTCCATGATAGTGCTGCAGTGGAGCGTGATCTGCTCTTTCTGCCATCCCAATTACCAGCAGGAATCGAGCCAGCCGATCCGATGCTCTATCGCAGTCCAGCCTATGTAATATCATACAAGCGTCGTAATCAATAA
- a CDS encoding rubrerythrin family protein translates to MSSKDNLKAAFTGESMANRTYLAFAKKADEEGYHQIAKLFRAAAFAETVHAFNHFQRMGGVGTTMNNLKDAISGETYEFTKMYPEFIEDAKKEGDKRALWSFEVANKVERIHAALFEKALNEIGQNEEVDYHVCSVCGYTLEGEPQGNCPICGAPPSKFDKIY, encoded by the coding sequence ATGAGTTCTAAAGATAATCTTAAAGCTGCATTTACCGGCGAATCAATGGCAAACAGAACATACCTTGCCTTTGCGAAAAAAGCCGATGAAGAAGGCTATCATCAGATAGCTAAACTCTTCAGAGCCGCTGCTTTTGCTGAAACAGTCCATGCTTTCAATCATTTTCAGCGGATGGGAGGGGTTGGAACCACAATGAACAATCTCAAAGATGCTATTAGCGGCGAAACATACGAATTTACGAAGATGTACCCAGAATTTATAGAGGATGCGAAGAAGGAAGGGGACAAAAGAGCCCTCTGGAGCTTTGAAGTGGCAAACAAAGTGGAAAGGATTCATGCCGCACTATTTGAGAAAGCCCTGAACGAAATCGGGCAGAATGAAGAGGTTGATTACCACGTCTGCAGCGTCTGTGGATATACTTTAGAAGGCGAACCTCAGGGGAACTGTCCAATTTGCGGAGCACCTCCATCCAAATTCGATAAAATCTACTGA
- a CDS encoding trypsin-like serine peptidase: MNGMEVAVTNILKAYDLALIELPYGHPVKITEFGSAAELEEAFLVNDIHIVRCRVVNVGASLLYLGFRCLDMPEPGDSGSPILQAGKVIGLISSVMLDNCMGIAISSKILRSLGNL, from the coding sequence GTGAACGGGATGGAAGTTGCTGTTACGAATATTCTGAAAGCTTATGATCTGGCCCTGATAGAGCTTCCTTATGGACATCCTGTTAAAATTACCGAGTTTGGCAGTGCAGCTGAACTGGAGGAAGCTTTTCTTGTCAATGATATTCATATTGTCCGGTGCAGGGTGGTCAATGTCGGAGCTTCACTGCTTTATCTAGGTTTTCGGTGCCTTGATATGCCGGAACCTGGAGATAGCGGCTCCCCTATCCTGCAGGCAGGGAAGGTAATAGGGCTTATATCCTCGGTGATGCTTGACAATTGCATGGGAATTGCGATTTCCTCTAAAATTCTCCGCAGCCTGGGAAACTTATGA
- a CDS encoding secondary thiamine-phosphate synthase enzyme YjbQ, whose protein sequence is MPIETREITVTGKEDCGIVDITKMVSEEVRKSKINSGIVTLFCIGSTGAITTMEFEPNLSKDVSEILDKLIPLDEDYHHHKTWGDYNGGSHLRALLVGPDLTVPFIEKNLTLGTWQQIVYINFDRIEKVRKIVLQIIGEF, encoded by the coding sequence ATGCCTATAGAAACAAGGGAAATTACAGTTACTGGAAAAGAGGATTGCGGGATTGTTGATATTACCAAAATGGTCTCAGAAGAGGTCAGGAAATCAAAAATAAACAGCGGGATAGTTACGCTCTTTTGCATCGGGTCAACAGGAGCAATAACTACAATGGAGTTTGAGCCCAATCTCTCAAAAGACGTTTCTGAAATCCTTGATAAGCTAATCCCTCTGGATGAGGATTACCATCACCACAAAACCTGGGGAGATTATAATGGAGGATCTCACTTAAGAGCCCTGCTTGTAGGCCCAGACCTTACGGTTCCTTTCATTGAAAAAAATCTGACCCTCGGAACCTGGCAGCAGATCGTATATATTAATTTTGATAGGATTGAGAAGGTAAGAAAAATTGTGCTGCAAATTATAGGGGAATTCTAA
- a CDS encoding MDR/zinc-dependent alcohol dehydrogenase-like family protein has product MINDLVRLVNPTGNLGIIGVYAADDPRGVDEHAKKREYLLPFGQLWGKGLIVGKSQTPVKKVILMLRNIIIAGATSPGFIVSHRISIEDVPDAY; this is encoded by the coding sequence GTGATAAATGACCTCGTAAGGTTGGTCAACCCAACAGGCAATCTCGGGATTATAGGGGTTTATGCGGCGGATGATCCCAGAGGAGTCGATGAACATGCAAAAAAAAGAGAATACCTCCTGCCATTTGGACAGTTGTGGGGAAAAGGCTTGATCGTTGGAAAAAGTCAGACTCCGGTCAAGAAAGTTATCTTGATGCTTAGGAACATAATAATTGCAGGAGCGACAAGTCCAGGCTTTATAGTTAGTCACAGGATCTCCATTGAAGATGTACCTGACGCCTATTAA
- a CDS encoding IS1/IS1595 family N-terminal zinc-binding domain-containing protein: MPVENLNEVLCPNPECEYYLRAEGKAVIKRGKYKTGHQRYYCKHCGRFFMDTVGTPVYRKHLPGDKIRLIYRLFLEKNSIRSIERITGHHRDTISHLIKDTVRNEKTEEYLIKQIGLTAGECEKLWALLEKKRGTSRE; encoded by the coding sequence ATGCCAGTTGAAAACTTAAATGAGGTTCTATGCCCAAATCCCGAATGTGAGTATTACCTAAGAGCGGAAGGGAAAGCTGTTATAAAGCGGGGAAAGTATAAGACCGGACACCAGAGATACTACTGTAAACATTGTGGAAGATTTTTTATGGATACCGTAGGTACCCCCGTTTACCGTAAACATCTGCCCGGAGATAAAATAAGGTTGATATATCGGCTTTTTCTGGAAAAAAATAGTATAAGAAGTATTGAACGGATAACAGGGCACCACAGGGATACGATAAGCCATTTGATAAAAGACACGGTAAGGAATGAGAAAACGGAAGAATATCTTATCAAGCAAATCGGGCTTACAGCAGGTGAATGTGAAAAATTATGGGCGCTTCTGGAGAAAAAGCGAGGGACTTCCCGGGAGTAA
- a CDS encoding AzlD domain-containing protein produces the protein MHFKGLPVTIVVIALATFATRALPFLFFSSREPPEMLSVIEENLLLLFSCCL, from the coding sequence ATGCATTTTAAAGGCTTGCCTGTAACCATTGTGGTCATAGCGCTTGCAACCTTTGCAACGAGAGCCCTTCCATTCCTGTTTTTCAGCTCAAGAGAGCCACCAGAAATGCTCTCGGTCATTGAGGAAAACCTCCTCCTATTATTCTCCTGTTGCTTGTAA